In the genome of Acidobacteriota bacterium, one region contains:
- the rpsF gene encoding 30S ribosomal protein S6: MRRYEVTYVVAPGLTPEEVEQTVDTYKGVAEEFGAKIVDVDNWGKRKLAFEVKKHKEGFYVVMYLESENGEAVTELERRFKVADPIIRFLTVRVDEEMRRAEKMKALREEKKARKKARAQARRAEAAAEESDDEDQADESESEEAPEEAPEKAEEKAKKEKPSKKAKQEKEDKSEEEEAGDDSKKDKGKKKAKAKSDKEDSQGEDEEDSGEEGEEE; this comes from the coding sequence ATGAGACGCTACGAAGTCACTTACGTTGTCGCTCCCGGGCTCACTCCGGAAGAGGTGGAGCAGACCGTCGACACCTACAAGGGCGTTGCCGAGGAATTCGGCGCCAAGATCGTCGACGTCGATAACTGGGGAAAGCGCAAACTGGCCTTCGAAGTCAAAAAGCACAAAGAAGGCTTCTACGTGGTCATGTACCTGGAATCGGAGAACGGCGAGGCCGTGACCGAGCTGGAACGCCGCTTCAAGGTCGCAGACCCCATCATCCGTTTCCTCACCGTGCGCGTCGATGAAGAAATGCGCCGGGCCGAGAAGATGAAGGCGCTGCGGGAAGAGAAGAAGGCGCGGAAAAAGGCGCGCGCTCAGGCCCGCCGGGCCGAAGCCGCCGCCGAAGAGTCCGACGACGAGGATCAGGCCGACGAGTCCGAGTCTGAAGAAGCCCCCGAAGAGGCCCCCGAGAAAGCCGAGGAAAAGGCTAAGAAGGAAAAGCCCTCCAAGAAGGCCAAGCAAGAAAAAGAAGACAAGTCCGAGGAAGAGGAAGCGGGGGACGACTCCAAGAAAGACAAGGGCAAGAAGAAGGCTAAAGCCAAGTCGGACAAAGAAGACTCTCAAGGAGAGGACGAAGAGGATTCCGGCGAGGAAGGCGAGGAGGAGTAA
- the rpsR gene encoding 30S ribosomal protein S18: protein MARRRKFCKFCADNIDYIDYKDVKLLSQYIPERSKIIPRRISGVCATHQRKLGRAIRRARHLALVPYTSD from the coding sequence ATGGCAAGACGACGTAAGTTCTGCAAGTTCTGCGCCGACAACATCGACTATATCGACTACAAAGACGTCAAGCTGCTCAGCCAGTACATCCCTGAGCGCTCCAAGATCATTCCGCGGCGCATTTCAGGCGTCTGCGCCACTCATCAGCGCAAGCTGGGACGCGCCATCCGCCGCGCCCGCCACCTGGCCCTGGTCCCCTACACCAGCGACTAG
- the rplI gene encoding 50S ribosomal protein L9, producing MQVILTEDVYELGNRGEVVEVAKGYGRNYLIPNHLAIPATPGNLKIVEQQQKALAKKETKHREEAELLAKELNDLHLVVSRKAGESGSLFGSVTAKDIVNLLKREGITLDRRKLVIEQPLKSIGNYKMEARLFPEIEAYLLISVVAEGDMPVSKVKRKDAETDQIVREINEKVRDLNLPNEDDLVIDERFGPEPEGEDAEEAPAEVSARAKPDPEIEVRTESSTADSAQEEEAAEEQAGETAETQEEPEAKS from the coding sequence ATGCAAGTAATTCTGACCGAAGACGTTTACGAGTTGGGCAACCGGGGAGAAGTGGTTGAAGTGGCCAAGGGCTACGGGCGCAATTACCTCATCCCCAACCACCTGGCCATCCCCGCCACTCCTGGCAACCTGAAGATCGTCGAGCAGCAGCAGAAGGCCCTGGCCAAAAAAGAGACCAAGCACCGCGAAGAGGCCGAATTGCTGGCCAAGGAACTCAATGACCTGCACCTGGTGGTCAGCCGCAAGGCCGGCGAAAGCGGGTCGCTGTTCGGATCGGTGACGGCCAAAGACATCGTCAACCTGCTCAAGCGCGAGGGCATCACGCTCGACCGCCGCAAGCTGGTCATCGAGCAGCCTCTCAAGAGCATCGGCAACTACAAGATGGAAGCCCGCCTCTTCCCCGAGATCGAGGCCTACCTCCTTATCAGCGTTGTGGCCGAGGGCGACATGCCGGTCAGCAAGGTCAAGCGCAAAGACGCCGAAACCGACCAGATCGTACGCGAGATCAACGAGAAGGTCCGCGATCTCAACCTGCCCAACGAAGACGACCTCGTGATCGACGAGCGCTTCGGGCCCGAACCTGAGGGAGAGGATGCTGAAGAGGCGCCCGCCGAAGTGTCCGCCAGGGCCAAGCCCGACCCCGAGATCGAGGTCAGGACCGAGTCCTCGACCGCTGACAGCGCCCAAGAAGAAGAGGCTGCTGAAGAGCAAGCCGGGGAAACCGCCGAAACCCAAGAGGAACCCGAAGCCAAGTCCTGA